A region from the Methylocystis iwaonis genome encodes:
- the flaF gene encoding flagellar biosynthesis regulator FlaF: protein MYQRLYNEIASDSYTAARQREKELLEKGVKLLSMARIRGVKTTESFEATHFVRSLWTTFILDLSNDENRLPDSLRASLISIGLWVLRELDKIDSGESANFDGVIEINRMIADGLQ, encoded by the coding sequence ATGTACCAGAGACTCTACAACGAAATCGCCAGTGATTCTTATACGGCCGCTCGCCAGCGCGAGAAGGAGCTGCTCGAAAAAGGCGTCAAGCTTCTGTCGATGGCGCGTATTCGCGGCGTCAAGACCACCGAATCATTCGAGGCGACTCACTTCGTACGCTCGCTTTGGACAACCTTCATTCTCGACCTCAGCAATGACGAAAACCGCCTGCCCGACTCGCTCAGAGCGTCGTTGATCTCCATCGGCCTATGGGTTTTGCGCGAACTCGACAAGATCGACTCGGGCGAATCCGCGAATTTCGACGGCGTAATCGAAATCAACCGGATGATTGCCGACGGGCTGCAATGA